A stretch of DNA from Cyprinus carpio isolate SPL01 chromosome A25, ASM1834038v1, whole genome shotgun sequence:
CAACAGCAACAGATAACACTTAATGACAaaaaagtccctttaaggcatgTGGTTTGTAATTGAATACACATTGAAAACCAGTTTGTGTTTTCGAGTTTTGTTTCTCAAATATGAACTATTCTTTGTCCAtcacatttgaaattataagcaCTGATTGGTTTTCAAATGTATCtgaggtgtgtgtttatgtacatgttacattaaactgttttcagaattattttattaaattggatCTGTTcacctgttatttttttattatacaatagtTCAGTATTATACCAGAATGGTTTAGTTTCAGTGTCATagacattgttataaaaatgtaaagagcATACAGAAACATACTTATCTGTAGCTGACATGTGAATCTTTTACTGGTACAGTGTTTTAACTATTTTATGTCTGGTTAATTTTCAGAAACAGACATTGACTCCGACTCATTTGAGTATGATGAAGAGGTAACTGTCAATGTTACTTTAGTGTATAGTtacttaagtgattttttttctacaacagaACTAAACATATCTtctttctatctgtccatctcttTCTTCTATTACAGGAAAACCATCACATCAATCCCTTTTTGATCAGACCTGGCACAAATCAACTACCATATCCCTTCCAAACCACCACAATTAGCCCAAGAGTTACTACAACAGAACACCCGGTCTATCCAGTCATTAAGACGACACCAAGGACTCATGAAAGAAGACTCTCAGTAGAGGACTCCCAGAAGACTCATGATCATTATTTTCCAGCAGTATACACAGATAAACCTACAGTGAAATACACAGACAAACCTACCATCCTGCCAACCACAGTCACCAGTTTTGTTGTGGATGTACATACCACTAGACCAGATGGTTCTAGCATTGTAGCAGGTGTATCCTCAGAGTCTGATGGCCAAAGCAATACCTTCACAGATTCTCCAACAAGCATTAGCCCTGAAACAAGAGTCATCTCTGGAGCAAGTGTCACCCCTAAAACAAACATCGCCCCCAAAACAAGTGTTTCCCCTGAAACAAGCGTCACCCGTGAAACAAAAGTCACCCCTGAAACAAGAGTCATCTCTGAAACAAGCGTCACCCCTGAAACAAGAGTCACCCCTGAAACAAGAGTCATCTCTGAAACAAGCGTCACCCCTGAAACAAGAGTCATCTCTGAAACAAGCGTCACCCCTGAAACAAGTGTCTTCCCTGAAACAAGCATCACCCCTGAAACAAGAGTCATCTCTGAAACAAGCGTCACCCCTGAAACAAGCATCACCCCTGAAACAAGAGTCATCTCTGAAACAAGCGTCACCCCTGAAACAAGTGTCTTCCCTAAAACAAGCATTACCCCTGAAATAGGAGTCATATCTGAAACAAACGTCACCCCTGAAACAAGTGTCTTCCCTGAAACAAGCATTACCCCTGAAATAAGAGTTATATCTGAAACAAACTTCACCCCTGAAACAAGTGTCTTCCCTGAAACAAGCATCACCCCCAAAACAAACGTCACCCCTGAAACAAGTGTCTTCCCTGAAACAAGAGTCATCTCTGAAACAAGAGTCACCCCTGAAACAAGAGTCACCCCTGAAACAAGTATCTTCCCTGAAACAAGCATCACCCCCAAAACAAACGTTTCCCCTGAAACAAGCATCACCCCTGAAACAAGAGTTATCTCTGAAACAAGCATCACCCCTGAAACAAGCATCACCCCTGAAACAAGTATCTTCCCTGATACAAGAGTCATCTCTGAAACAAGCATCACCCCTGAAACAAGTGTCTCCCCTGAAACAAGCATCACCCCTGAAACAAGCATCACCCCTGAAAAAAGTATCTTCCCTGAAACAAGCATCAACCCTGAAACAAGAGTCATCTCTGAAACAAGCATCACCCCTGAAACAAGTGTCTCCCCTGAAACAAGCATCACCCCTGAAACAAGAGTTATCTCTGAAACAAGCATCACCCCTGAAACAAGCGTCACCCCTGAAACAAGAGTCATCTCTGAAACAAGCATCACCCCTGAAACAAGAATCACCCCTGAAACAAGAGTCATCTCTGAAATAAGTGTCACCCCTGAAACAAGCAGAACCCTTGAAACAAGTGTAACCCTTAAAACATTTGTAACATCACCTTTGATAAACATTTCAGAGGTTGAGGAAGTGACTCAAATTGTAACCGACTCACACAGCTATGGGGAGAGTTCAGTGACTGTAGCCCCATTGCCTGAAATCCCAATGGAATCAACTTCCTCTGCCTTCCTCCCAGAGGTCCCTCTGTGGCCTTTAACTGCTAGCTTGCCTTTTCCAACCACTGCTGCTTTCAGCACTGTTCTGTCGCAGACCACCCAGCCAGTGTTTAATGGTGAGAGTGCTTTGTATGCCCCCTCTGTAGCTGACACTTTGTCCTACGTGCATGCAAGTTCTGTGTCCCCCTATTCCTTAAGCAGTGTGTTGTCTGAGCCCATCCCTGACTGGGACATCCCATACACTGTTTCCATGCTGGTGTATGGTGGTGCCCAGTCTATTACCCCTTCCCCTTCCTACCCTAACCTATTCCTCACCGGCTCTGTGTCTTATTTAGACATAGAGCCTGTCTCTAGTGGTGATTGtattgatgatgatggtgatgatgatattTTGTCTGGGTCCATCTCAGCTGACCCCGAGTGTAGAAGTACTCTTCCCCTTCAAACGTTACTAGAAGTGACTGCTTCTGTGGTCTCCATGCAGCCAAGCTCTGAACATGACCTCTCTGAGTCCCCCAGTATTGTCTCCATCCTGAGCACTCTTGCATATCTCCAGCCTTCGGTTCCAGTCTCTAACGACTACTCTCTGATGACGACAACCCTGGACTCTGACTCTTCTCTCTCAGGTAGCACTGGGGACTCTAGACTGCTGACGGAGTGGGTAGATTCTTCAATAGTAGCTCCTACCTTTAGTCAAGACAATGGTGCATCTACTGAAATTTCTCTGCATGCCTCTTCTAACTTCCTGCCGCCCTCCTCTACTTTGGGACTGTCTTCGTGTAATAGTCTCTTGGGTGACCCATCTAGTCCTGTAGAACACCATTCTTTCCTGTCCACCTCCAGCACCGGTACTCTTCTGTGCAGCGATGCTGATTTGGACCTCCACACCGAGGCTCTTTTGTCATCTCTTTCCATTTCCACCATGCCTTCTAGTGACCTCAGCATTTCTGTTTCAGCCACCATCAGCAGCGTTGCACAGAGTGCAACTGGACAGTCCCAGGGAGCACCTGCTCCAGTAAGGTCTTCAACTATTGTGCCACCCTCTACTGCAGAATTCATATTCATACCTACTCCTGTGGTACCCCCAACTGTTGCGCCAACTTCTGCCCCAGAATCCATCACTGTGGTTGCTCCTGTGGTGCCCCCAACCATTGCACTTTCCTCTGCTCCAGAGTCCAGCTCCATGCCTACACACTCTGCAGATGGACAGCTGGAGAACAGTGCCTCGGGCTGGGCTGTTGACTTAGATTGGGGCAAGAGCTTAGCTTCAGGAGATGAGAGTATTGTCCCATATATCACCACTGCCACCCCTACAGAGGTAACTCCTGAAGAAAAGGATGATGGGATTGAGGAGCACTCTTCCTCCTTCTACTTTGAGGGCGAGAATGGGAAAGATAGTGAATCTACCGAGTTCAGAGTCACTCTGCGCCCCAGCCCATCCTGGACTCTAAGAGGAAGTGGGGAAGAGGAGAGCGGATCAGGTGAAAACCTCACAGATAATGAGACATCTTCAGACTTCAGTATTCCAGAGCGCACTGAGAGGGATTCAGAGGAGGAACCAGTGGAAGGTAAAATTCTCGGTTGTTGACGTCCATTCCTGAAGCTGCTTCTTAGTTTAGATATGCTCAGTAAAGCTTGATCAGTGAATCATCAGTGAAGAGTCTTGAAATATCTGAAAGCTCTTGCTGCAAGGACAACTAATCCATCCTAAATTCTGAATGCCTTAACCATCCACAAATGTCACCTATACAACTAAAATCTCATCCAGAAAATATTCTGTAGAAGTTAATTCACTGGGAAGGTAAGATTGAAGAGCTCACTGCATTGTCCTTAATTACCGTATGCGTCAAATCTTCTGACAAGTTAGGATAAAATGTGCTACTAAATAACCATCATCTTACTTAGAATATCCCATCATCACAATATATGTCTGATTCCTAGTCCCATGTGATCCATGTGTGTTCTGTTTTGTGTTGCATGTTCTTCATGTGATTATTTGCTCAAATGTCTATTTGCATGCTTACATCTGTCATCAGAAATATACCAACAGCATGTTTTCCATATTTCATATTCAATatacctttatatatatttagcaatgACAAAATATGGGCTCAATTTGTAGATTTATCCAGTGTTATATGATAGAATATCGGTATAGAAATTTAAACTGCATGGAGGCATAGCATTTGAGCTAAGATTTGGCTTAGCTATGTTAGCACAGTTTGATTATTATTCCATGGGATAACTTAGTCATTTCACTGTTTGTCCAGCAGAGAGCAGCACATCTCTTATATTTGGTCACTAGTAGGTGACAGCTGGCAGTGCAGCATTGTGTTTTGGCTGGGATGCCGAGGTCATCTCAGACAATCCTAGGCCAGGTCTTAATCTCTCTAACGTGTCTGTCTGCAATGAATCATGACCTGTGAACTTTTTAGCTTCTTAGTGTCATACCAACTCAAAACACATTTCTGATGGTATAGATTGAGTGGTGCTATACCAATCCTtatggatgacatactgattatAGGGTCTTTAAGAATCAAAGTCAATATCCTGTGTCTGATAGTTGGAACTCAATATGTTAAAGGACAAATGGTGGTTTTTAGTCGTTTTATGCAGATTTCGAGTTTAGTTCAAATTAGCCCCTTTACCAAAAACTGCTATTTTTATCGTTGTTATTATCCACAGCATTAATTGTACTAGGTACTGTATATAAtcattcattgtttttatatggTTTTTAGCCATTTTTACTTATTTCTCAGTTATTGCATGTCTTACTGGTTTGCTAATTATGTCACTTTAGTACTATAGTAAGATCAACCTTGATCTGTGTTACAAGTTATGTGAAGTGTGATAGTTCcacttgacttgaaaaaaaaacattttataaggtGAGTTTGTttgcagtgtttaaaaaaaaaaaagttaaattatctCTAATAAGATCCTGCATTTCCCATCAAGAACATTGATTACTAATGATGCTCTGATCTGAGTAGGGTGTTTTTAACCCATAGATGCTGGTAACAGCAGTCATGAATCGCGAGTGGGCCTGGCGAGCAGCATTGAGCGCCAGAAGAAGGCTGTGATTCCTCTGGCTGTGGTCTCCACCCTCACTTTCCTGGGTCTCATCGTTTTGATTGGCATTTTTATCTACTGGAGGTAAGTCCACTGGGTAACAGCATCTTATTTAATATggaattgtgtatttaaaacaaatgtaaaacacatttcCTTTCTTTAATTAACATgtagtgtatataatttttttgtttgtttattatttttatattgcataCACTTGCtgaccattaaaaataaattatattaactcAAGTAACTCAAGcaaggttattttatttatttaatttatttattcttttttttttttactgtgcatttaaaaaatagcattGGTCATGCATAGTCAGACAGGATgcatggaaaacaaaaaatatacttcTTCTGAGACAGCTGCTCATGATTTCCATCATATTGTTACTAATCCATAATCATAACAATAGTCGATAAGGAGGAGAAGGGGGAGTGGTGTGGCCCCATGAGGAGCGTGTTGTCTGTCTGTGATGGGGGTCTAATCTTGGGCATATACCCAATCTCACACCCACCGGGTGAGGTACCACCTCAAAAGGAAGCAAGATAAACAAGCCATGATGTAGTGGTGGTctcgctctgtgtgtgtttgtgtgtgtttgcgtgtgtgtgtgtgtgtgtgtgtgtgtgtgtgtgtgtgtgtgtgaaaccgCCCAGAATTCACACCAAAGCGGTAAAAATGGTCCTTCCACACCAGGATGGAAGTCTAAAATCCTGTTTACCATCAGATATTCCCAACCGTGAAATAAGCAACTTTGGCAATCCCATAAAGAAAATGTCTCAGACGTGTAAACAGTTTAGCGGCACAAGATTGTACATTTCTCATTCCAACGTGCCTCTTGCCCCTTCAACATATTGCTCATGTTTGACTTTCTGTTGTTACACCGTGAAGATTGCGAGGAGATTAAATCGGTAATCTTGGAGCCGGTGATTAAATCTCTGATACGCTGATCTGTTGTTTGTGGGCCTACAGGGAACACATGCTGCCAGGCTGGAGAAAGAACCTCCACGTGATTATGTTCAGCACGACCAAGTCATGTTCATGTCTTGTTAGTGCAGCCGTGGGTGGTTCAATCTCAGCAGAACATGGGCATGTATGACTGCTTGTCCATCTGTAGCTACATGGTGCTCATTTAGAGAGCAGACAGATGCGCATTTAATGGGACATCTTGAAACGTTAGCATTACATCTGTGTTGCTTATCATTGTGGTCACTAATCCCTTCCAAGAAGTTACTGTTTTAGACAAAACAGTTATGAAAGTCCTCTTGGTGATCCTGTTAAAAACGTGTCCTGGATTAGATTGAATAtggtttttgaatttattttttaagcttagACTTCAATCTCAAACTCATATATGGATAagacaacaacataaaaataatcaaagcTTGTGTGATagaactgttaattttttttatctgtttttgttaactttgtgtGAATGTAATTCGTGTAGTACATCTGCCTTACATGCTATTCAGTCAACAGTACTTATGTTACATAAAGAGtagaaaaagtgtttaatgcCGTTACAGGACATGTTTTCAGACTGCTCATTTCTACATTGAAGACAGCACATCACCCAGGGTTATATCCTACTCGCCAGTGCTGAGCCCTACAGGTAACACacactttttcataattataatagAGAGTTTTCATTGATACTAATGATATTTGGGTCAATAATTgatgctaatttttttatttacttaaaaagaaaacataaaaatacaaattttatactAAATTACTTGAATACACCTTGTCTATAGtgaccatgtttttattttctgaattaaaattcattttgatattttttggggggcataaaataaaaaagtggtacaactgtcctgatattataatgaagcctaattaaaaattattctagaaaagaaaactttaaataatgttgatttttttatttttattggagaactttaaaagtaaaaacttttaattatttcaacaaaactgcttttaatatttaaaaaaactgtcatgtggtgcgaccaacttgttgaaaaaaaagaaaaaaaagaattaaaaacgaCAAcgtcaaataatcctgaaatcaAGGTGACATCCCGTTTGGACCCTcttgtgtcaaggtcaataagtcCCTTAAAATAACAGATCagtgtcatgtggtgcaactccctAAAACCTGATTAACCTGAATTCaaatttataacatatatatatatatatatacatatataccttgaaaaatacattaaattaaaaaaataatgattaaaatgtattcaaagtgtaaggaaaatatgttaATACCTTTTATTTGATGGTTTAACTATGtgacatataataattataattgcatTTCACTGCTGTTTTGGTCATCAGACATGTCTTTTACCCTTCCAGGTGAACACGATCCCCAGTCAGTAAAGCAATTTGTGAAGCATGTGGCTGAGCTTCACAACACCAACTCATTTTCTAGAGAGTTTGAGGTTCGTATCCTATCATCCCCCTCTCTTTTGACACTCTTCAAGGGACAGCTGTCTCATATGAGACTTGATGTAGAAGATCAACATGTCATTAAGGCATGTCTTATAAATGAATTGTTTGGTTCATTCAGGCACGTATATTCACTCTCTGTCCATTCATGCGTGAACACAGGTTGTTGATAATATATTTGAGTTATAATTAGGTCAGTAACGCACCCAGCTCTATGTTCCAGTCAGGTGCACAAAAAGACCCAGTTACAGCTTCATTAACATCAGTCAGTGTCAGACTGTAGATTCTCACcataacattaaattattcaCACTTCATTAGCTCATGCAAAAATCAAGCAAGCATTAATTGGACACAAACGAGACATTAAACCTAATTTATTAGTTCTTGTCATAAGCCCTAACTATGAAAAGTTTCgcaagttttaaaaacttttcgttaaaatgaaaagtttctgTCTGAGAGCTGTGTTGCTTTTTGTGTCATGTTCAGGCTGaatgaaagtttattttagtgaaatgtgttttgttgcATGCTAGTTACAGTACGTTAAACACCTGCACTGATATTAACGCTAGAGTTTGAATGCATGTTCTGTTCAATCCATGACAGCAGGTCTTTGGATTCTGTCCATTTTGATTGATCatagatattatattaatatattgatatttgtgGCTAAGTTCATTCATACACCAGTGAAAAGGTTCCTAAAAATATACtggtattcatttattattttgactttGTTACAGAAACACATAGAACATTAACTGGATTAAACCAAAACCTCAGTTGAAAGTTCAACATATCTCAGGTCATCAGATAATTATATATTTGGGTATATTTCCACTTTTGCTTTCATAAAGATTAAAGAaaaagattataaatatatttaaaaaataaagtttgcatgGAAGACGTTTCtgcattttaactttttgtaatTGGAACTTTATTTCTTGTCACTGTGGCTTTACTTCACAATTACAGTTTTATGTTTCATAGTTAAGTATTTCTTATAATTGCAACTATATTTCGTAATTTTACATCTAACAATTGCAATTAATTCTTGTGACTTCATATCCCACAACTGCAACTATATcttacaattgcaactttatgtcTCGTAATTGTTACTATATCTAAAAATTGAGACTTAATTGCTCGCAATTTAGCCGCTTTATTTAACAAGTGCAGTTATTTCTAAGAATTGCGAATTTACAGCATTTCCAGGAAATTACAGATTAAGTTTTCAAACTTCTTTTCTTGTAATTGCGACTACAtctcacatttacatattttttcataattgtgactttatttcttgtaattgtgaatttatatctcaaaattttggctttattttacaatttcagCTTTATCACaattgtgacttcatatctcacagttGTGACTAGTTCTCATAATTGCAGCTTTGTTGCACAGTGTGACTCTATATTTCCCAATTTCAACattatttccttttaattttgactttatttctcataattgtgactttatactTCACAATGTTACTCAGTCTCTCAAAATGTGACTTAATTTCTTGCtttattgaccaatcagcatcctgAAACCTACAGAGTTAATACACTTGAAATGAGCAGAATCCAACCCAGGCTGTCACTGCTTTTGCTTTGTGCTGTATTTCTGGTGCTCGGTTTGTTACTGTATTTCATTGCTTTTTGCattctcaccccccccccccacccattaGATATTGAAAGAGTATTTTGAGGTAAGCCACATCTCCCTTTAATTGTTTGCTTTTGATAGCTTTAGCAGGAATTTGTGACCCTCACTTGTCTGCACTTGTGAAAAGTCTTTGACTATGTCTTTAGTGACTATTGGAATAGagggttgtttgtgttttttaggaAGTTCAGACGTGCTCCGTGGACCTCGGAACAACAACGGACTGTTCCAGCCATCCAGACAATAAGAACAAAAACCGATACGCCAACATTTTAGCCTGTGAGAACCACTGACTTAATCCAAGTATTACATGCACATTACTGTGACTGATATAAAATGGTTACATCTTCGATTACATCCTTTAGATGACCACAGCAGAGTGCGACTCGCACCCCTAAACGACAAAGATGGGAGAAGTGGAGGGGACTATATAAATGCCAACTACGTGGATGTGAGAGACTTTAACTGAATTCAGAAACGTTGCCAGGGAAATCATGATGATTATATCTTTATTTAATCAGTGAGGCATGACTACCTCAAAGTGTAACCAATTAACTAGCACAAGTGATAAAAAGCACTGCTGATTTGCTATTGATTCGATCATAGAAAGGTCAGGCATGGTGGCACTTTGAGTGTGAGAAAGTGTTTTATTGTGTCACCTGAGATGTTCTTTCAAAGTTTAAACTAAGAATACTTGTTCTTCCCTCCTTCCTGTAGCTTTATTTGTTTCTTCTTTCTGTTTTACACAGGTTTTAACAAACAGAAAGCCTACATTGCAGCACAAGGGCCCTTAAACTCCAGCACAGTGGATTTCTGGCGGATGGTGTGGGAGCAGAATGTGGGAGTGATTGTTATGATCACAAACCTCATGGAGAAAGGGAGGGTGAGCCATTTTAGTACAGGTTCTACCTaaattaactgatgtaatgtctgacatttaaaaaaaagttcacccaaaaagattTCTCTTAtcagaaacattttcatattgcttcagaagacttggaatatagcccACAAGTCACATGGACAagaatatatgtgtatatatatttttattttcttttggaaatgCAATATTGTACTGATTTAGAAGAGGATGggaatgagtaaattatgacatttttattttggggtgacaagacaataacaaatTTTGGTTCATTCAGCCTGAACACAACAATGTTTATCCATTTCTCAGAGGAAGTGTGACCAGTACTGGCCTCTGGAGAACCAGGAAGACTATGGATGTTTTTTGGTTACTGTTAAGAGCACAAAAGCCCTTGCGTACTACACCCAGAGATCCTTCACCATCAGAAATACCAGCATAAAGAAGGTATGAAGCAGGGATACACAATATATTGGAACAATAGTGGTTAAGGGCtgatattagtttttttgttttttttagtgttcagTTGatgttggatatttaattgtgaatgttttttgtttttctctatttttacatttagattacctttgccatcatctaaaactcacttaaagttaatattttaaaacactgaatttataaacactataaaaatgtaatctttagcaaatctcaaaatgacttttaatttttaatactataCAGCATCATGATGTAATGTCTAGATACactttcagcattttaaaatcgtagatttaatttttttgtatttaatttgttatttattaagacaaaaatcattcatgattttaattttagtaatattagtaataaattgtattagtaataaattgttattttaattaattaaatgttaaattgttaacattttaacatgctacatcttttttttttttttggtaaaacaatCAGGATTGCATTAAATTTAGCTTGTTTAAAGGTCACATTTATACTTTGATCATGTTTATGACCTTTTTTAGGATTCTCAGAGAGGTCGTACTAACGAGAGGACGGTAATACAGTACCACTATACACAGTGGCCAGACATGGGCGTACCTGAGTACGTCCTGCCTGTGCTTTCATTCGTCTACAAGTCCTCTAGAGCTCAAACAGACAACATGGGGCCAATGATTGTACACTGCAGGTGGGCTACAGGACTAGCTTTAAATGTATCAAGTGTCGTATTGTATATTTTACACTTctgacgtgtgtttgtgtgtgtttagtgctGGAGTGGGCCGAACAGGGACCTACATAGTGTTGGACAGCATGTTAAAACAGATTAAAGGGCAGGGGACAGTCAACATTATGGGCTTCCTTAAACACATTCGTACACAACGGAACTATCTAGTTCAAACAGAGGTGAGTGAACAGCAATTCAAATCTCATGCTGGTGTGCAGAACTTGCTCTATAAATGATACATTATTTACTGTTTAATCAATCTCTAGTGTTGCTTAGAATTTACACTCAAAGTTGGACTTTAACATCAATTGTTC
This window harbors:
- the LOC109050944 gene encoding receptor-type tyrosine-protein phosphatase zeta-like isoform X3, producing MEAFATRCALFLAQIALFSKTDVSEAYGYRSQKKLSDNIEWSYAGTLNQNNWAKKYPSCNNAKQSPINIEESLAQVKIQFQKLRLDGWAEKTSDSTTVKNDGKTVAIDVGGDFFVSGGGLRSKFKVGRITFHWGLCNASSDGSEHGLNDEKFPLEMQIYCYEPDAFSGLDEALRAAGKITALAVLFEINTEDNENYTAIIDAVNSVSRYGKSGPVSPFTLQGLLPKSTEKYFIYNGSLTTPPCSENVEWIIFKNTVTISDVQLEMFCEVMTMQQAGYVMLMDYLQNNYREQQEQFMGQVFSSYTGVEEVHTPICSSEPENVQANPHNHTSMLVIWERPRAVYDSSIGRYSVTYRPAQGDDESASEYLTDGDQDVGAIIQDLVANTSYMVQVVAVCTNGLYGRVSDQLTVDMPLDDPETDIDSDSFEYDEEENHHINPFLIRPGTNQLPYPFQTTTISPRVTTTEHPVYPVIKTTPRTHERRLSVEDSQKTHDHYFPAVYTDKPTVKYTDKPTILPTTVTSFVVDVHTTRPDGSSIVAGVSSESDGQSNTFTDSPTSISPETRVISGASVTPKTNIAPKTSVSPETSVTRETKVTPETRVISETSVTPETRVTPETRVISETSVTPETRVISETSVTPETSVFPETSITPETRVISETSVTPETSITPETRVISETSVTPETSVFPKTSITPEIGVISETNVTPETSVFPETSITPEIRVISETNFTPETSVFPETSITPKTNVTPETSVFPETRVISETRVTPETRVTPETSIFPETSITPKTNVSPETSITPETRVISETSITPETSITPETSIFPDTRVISETSITPETSVSPETSITPETSITPEKSIFPETSINPETRVISETSITPETSVSPETSITPETRVISETSITPETSVTPETRVISETSITPETRITPETRVISEISVTPETSRTLETSVTLKTFVTSPLINISEVEEVTQIVTDSHSYGESSVTVAPLPEIPMESTSSAFLPEVPLWPLTASLPFPTTAAFSTVLSQTTQPVFNGESALYAPSVADTLSYVHASSVSPYSLSSVLSEPIPDWDIPYTVSMLVYGGAQSITPSPSYPNLFLTGSVSYLDIEPVSSGDCIDDDGDDDILSGSISADPECRSTLPLQTLLEVTASVVSMQPSSEHDLSESPSIVSILSTLAYLQPSVPVSNDYSLMTTTLDSDSSLSGSTGDSRLLTEWVDSSIVAPTFSQDNGASTEISLHASSNFLPPSSTLGLSSCNSLLGDPSSPVEHHSFLSTSSTGTLLCSDADLDLHTEALLSSLSISTMPSSDLSISVSATISSVAQSATGQSQGAPAPVRSSTIVPPSTAEFIFIPTPVVPPTVAPTSAPESITVVAPVVPPTIALSSAPESSSMPTHSADGQLENSASGWAVDLDWGKSLASGDESIVPYITTATPTEVTPEEKDDGIEEHSSSFYFEGENGKDSESTEFRVTLRPSPSWTLRGSGEEESGSGENLTDNETSSDFSIPERTERDSEEEPVEDAGNSSHESRVGLASSIERQKKAVIPLAVVSTLTFLGLIVLIGIFIYWRTCFQTAHFYIEDSTSPRVISYSPVLSPTGEHDPQSVKQFVKHVAELHNTNSFSREFEILKEYFEEVQTCSVDLGTTTDCSSHPDNKNKNRYANILAYDHSRVRLAPLNDKDGRSGGDYINANYVDGFNKQKAYIAAQGPLNSSTVDFWRMVWEQNVGVIVMITNLMEKGRRKCDQYWPLENQEDYGCFLVTVKSTKALAYYTQRSFTIRNTSIKKDSQRGRTNERTVIQYHYTQWPDMGVPEYVLPVLSFVYKSSRAQTDNMGPMIVHCSAGVGRTGTYIVLDSMLKQIKGQGTVNIMGFLKHIRTQRNYLVQTEEQYIFTHNALVEAILSQETEVPSSHVHQYVNNLLTPRAPCKTRLEKQFKLVCQSNAKQNDYSSALSDCNRTKNRSCSLIPVERSRVCLSTSAGETSDYINASYVMGYRQSKEFIITQKPLPSTVKDLWKMVWDHNAQVIVSLPDMSSTTEDSEPIIFWPVRDQPVSYEMFSVSLRGEGHVCLSNEDMLIVQDYILEATQDDFVLEVKHYRAPRWPNPDSPISNVFELINIVQKESGSKDGPMVVHDERGGVTAGTFCALFTLLQQLEAESVVNVYMVAKMINLMRPGVFTDIDQYQFLYKAILSLVSTQEDERALQSSDNNGTVPGGVSSAAESLESLV